One Phocoena sinus isolate mPhoSin1 chromosome 13, mPhoSin1.pri, whole genome shotgun sequence DNA segment encodes these proteins:
- the KLF11 gene encoding Krueppel-like factor 11 isoform X3, producing MIKVSSLKFNQNNLFTQYFFLFFFFLKCMTPPQSPDLLEPSTGTVVPSQVTDSKAPVVVAFPPASTGAAGVLSRRAESALPGLKAELLEPAVSPHCRATVTSVICHTGGSPASAHVPTTQTQAHQLSANAEGEAQFLGRVEAVQDTHLTDSVLSVNSASCQPCLHKSSGLSPTKDPQAGWPVAIQTCSPKNYENDLPRKATPLISVPIPSPPVLCQMIPVTGQSSMLSAFLKPPPQVSAGTVKPILPHAAPVPQPVFVGPSVPQGTVMLVLPQGALPQPATCSSSGMAIGNTKLLPLAPAPVFIASSQNCAPQVDFSRRRNYVCNFPGCQKTYFKSSHLKAHLRTHTGEKPFTCSWDGCDKKFARSDELSRHRRTHTGEKKFVCPVCDRRFMRSDHLTKHARRHMTTKKIPGWQAEVGKLNRIASAENPGSPLVHLPASA from the exons ATGATCAAAGTAAGTTCCTTAAAATTTAACCAAAACAACCTTTTCACacagtacttttttcttttttttttttttttaaagtgcatgaCTCCTCCTCAGAGCCCTGACCTCCTGGAGCCGTCAACAGGGACAGTTGTTCCTTCCCAAGTAACTGATTCCAAAGCACCCGTGGTTGTGGCTTTCCCCCCAGCCTCTACTGGGGCAGCCGGAGTGCTGAGCAGGAGGGCAGAGAGCGCCCTGCCTGGTTTGAAGGCAGAGCTGCTGGAGCCAGCTGTAAGCCCTCACTGCAGGGCCACGGTGACAAGTGTCATTTGCCACACTGGGGGGAGTCCTGCTTCTGCCCACGTTCCTACCACCCAGACTCAAGCACACCAACTTTCGGCCAACGCGGAAGGAGAAGCGCAGTTTTTGGGGCGTGTTGAAGCTGTGCAGGACACACACCTCACAGACAGTGTGCTCAGCGTTAACTCAGCGTCCTGTCAACCTTGTTTGCACAAGTCCAGTGGCCTGAGCCCCACCAAAGACCCGCAGGCAGGGTGGCCCGTTGCAATTCAGACCTGCTCACCAAAGAATTATGAAAATGACTTGCCAAGGAAAGCCACCCCTCTGATTTCTGTCCCCATTCCTAGTCCCCCTGTCCTTTGCCAAATGATCCCTGTGACTGGACAAAGTAGCATGTTATCAGCTTTTTTGAAGCCACCTCCCCAAGTGTCTGCAGGGACTGTCAAACCCATCTTACCCCACGCTGCTCCAGTGCCCCAGCCTGTGTTCGTGGGACCGTCTGTGCCTCAGGGAACTGTGATGTTGGTTCTGCCCCAGGGGGCCCTCCCGCAGCCTGCCACGTGTTCGTCGAGTGGAATGGCTATTGGGAATACCAAGTTACTGCCCCTTGCCCCtgctccagtgttcattgcatcCAGTCAGAACTGCGCCCCTCAGGTAGACTTTTCCCGAAGGAGGAACTATGTTTGCAACTTCCCAGGCTGCCAGAAAACCTACTTCAAAAGTTCCCACCTCAAGGCTCATCTTCGCACTCACACAG GAGAGAAACCTTTCACCTGTAGCTGGGATGGCTGTGATAAAAAATTTGCTCGTTCAGATGAACTCTCTCGCCACCGCAGAACTCACACTGGGGAGAAGAAGTTTGTATGCCCAGTGTGTGATCGGCGTTTCATGCGCAGCGACCACTTGACAAAGCATGCCCGGCGCCATATGACCACCAAGAAGATCCCTGGCTGGCAGGCGGAGGTTGGCAAACTGAACAGAATTGCTTCAGCAGAGAATCCTGGGAGCCCGCTGGTGCACCTGCCGGCCTCTGCATGA
- the KLF11 gene encoding Krueppel-like factor 11 isoform X2 produces MDICESILERKRHDSERSTCSILEQNDMEAVEALVCMSSWGQRSQKGDLLKIRPLTPVSDSGDVSTIVHVDAATPELPKDFHSLSTLCMTPPQSPDLLEPSTGTVVPSQVTDSKAPVVVAFPPASTGAAGVLSRRAESALPGLKAELLEPAVSPHCRATVTSVICHTGGSPASAHVPTTQTQAHQLSANAEGEAQFLGRVEAVQDTHLTDSVLSVNSASCQPCLHKSSGLSPTKDPQAGWPVAIQTCSPKNYENDLPRKATPLISVPIPSPPVLCQMIPVTGQSSMLSAFLKPPPQVSAGTVKPILPHAAPVPQPVFVGPSVPQGTVMLVLPQGALPQPATCSSSGMAIGNTKLLPLAPAPVFIASSQNCAPQVDFSRRRNYVCNFPGCQKTYFKSSHLKAHLRTHTGEKPFTCSWDGCDKKFARSDELSRHRRTHTGEKKFVCPVCDRRFMRSDHLTKHARRHMTTKKIPGWQAEVGKLNRIASAENPGSPLVHLPASA; encoded by the exons ATGGACATATGCGAGTCAATCCTGGAGAGGAAGCGGCATGACAGCGAGAGGTCTACGTGCAGCATCTTGGAGCAGAACGACATGGAAGCTGTCGAGGCTCTTGTTTGTATGAGCTCCTGGGGTCAGAGATCCCAGAAAGGGGACTTGTTAAAGATAAGACCCCTCACGCCTGTCTCTGACTCTGGGGATGTTTCCACCATTGTGCACGTGGACGCAGCCACACCCGAGTTACCAAAGGACTTCCATTCTTTATCAACTCTG tgcatgaCTCCTCCTCAGAGCCCTGACCTCCTGGAGCCGTCAACAGGGACAGTTGTTCCTTCCCAAGTAACTGATTCCAAAGCACCCGTGGTTGTGGCTTTCCCCCCAGCCTCTACTGGGGCAGCCGGAGTGCTGAGCAGGAGGGCAGAGAGCGCCCTGCCTGGTTTGAAGGCAGAGCTGCTGGAGCCAGCTGTAAGCCCTCACTGCAGGGCCACGGTGACAAGTGTCATTTGCCACACTGGGGGGAGTCCTGCTTCTGCCCACGTTCCTACCACCCAGACTCAAGCACACCAACTTTCGGCCAACGCGGAAGGAGAAGCGCAGTTTTTGGGGCGTGTTGAAGCTGTGCAGGACACACACCTCACAGACAGTGTGCTCAGCGTTAACTCAGCGTCCTGTCAACCTTGTTTGCACAAGTCCAGTGGCCTGAGCCCCACCAAAGACCCGCAGGCAGGGTGGCCCGTTGCAATTCAGACCTGCTCACCAAAGAATTATGAAAATGACTTGCCAAGGAAAGCCACCCCTCTGATTTCTGTCCCCATTCCTAGTCCCCCTGTCCTTTGCCAAATGATCCCTGTGACTGGACAAAGTAGCATGTTATCAGCTTTTTTGAAGCCACCTCCCCAAGTGTCTGCAGGGACTGTCAAACCCATCTTACCCCACGCTGCTCCAGTGCCCCAGCCTGTGTTCGTGGGACCGTCTGTGCCTCAGGGAACTGTGATGTTGGTTCTGCCCCAGGGGGCCCTCCCGCAGCCTGCCACGTGTTCGTCGAGTGGAATGGCTATTGGGAATACCAAGTTACTGCCCCTTGCCCCtgctccagtgttcattgcatcCAGTCAGAACTGCGCCCCTCAGGTAGACTTTTCCCGAAGGAGGAACTATGTTTGCAACTTCCCAGGCTGCCAGAAAACCTACTTCAAAAGTTCCCACCTCAAGGCTCATCTTCGCACTCACACAG GAGAGAAACCTTTCACCTGTAGCTGGGATGGCTGTGATAAAAAATTTGCTCGTTCAGATGAACTCTCTCGCCACCGCAGAACTCACACTGGGGAGAAGAAGTTTGTATGCCCAGTGTGTGATCGGCGTTTCATGCGCAGCGACCACTTGACAAAGCATGCCCGGCGCCATATGACCACCAAGAAGATCCCTGGCTGGCAGGCGGAGGTTGGCAAACTGAACAGAATTGCTTCAGCAGAGAATCCTGGGAGCCCGCTGGTGCACCTGCCGGCCTCTGCATGA
- the KLF11 gene encoding Krueppel-like factor 11 isoform X1 translates to MHTPASAGSGDARAVDIMDICESILERKRHDSERSTCSILEQNDMEAVEALVCMSSWGQRSQKGDLLKIRPLTPVSDSGDVSTIVHVDAATPELPKDFHSLSTLCMTPPQSPDLLEPSTGTVVPSQVTDSKAPVVVAFPPASTGAAGVLSRRAESALPGLKAELLEPAVSPHCRATVTSVICHTGGSPASAHVPTTQTQAHQLSANAEGEAQFLGRVEAVQDTHLTDSVLSVNSASCQPCLHKSSGLSPTKDPQAGWPVAIQTCSPKNYENDLPRKATPLISVPIPSPPVLCQMIPVTGQSSMLSAFLKPPPQVSAGTVKPILPHAAPVPQPVFVGPSVPQGTVMLVLPQGALPQPATCSSSGMAIGNTKLLPLAPAPVFIASSQNCAPQVDFSRRRNYVCNFPGCQKTYFKSSHLKAHLRTHTGEKPFTCSWDGCDKKFARSDELSRHRRTHTGEKKFVCPVCDRRFMRSDHLTKHARRHMTTKKIPGWQAEVGKLNRIASAENPGSPLVHLPASA, encoded by the exons GTTGACATCATGGACATATGCGAGTCAATCCTGGAGAGGAAGCGGCATGACAGCGAGAGGTCTACGTGCAGCATCTTGGAGCAGAACGACATGGAAGCTGTCGAGGCTCTTGTTTGTATGAGCTCCTGGGGTCAGAGATCCCAGAAAGGGGACTTGTTAAAGATAAGACCCCTCACGCCTGTCTCTGACTCTGGGGATGTTTCCACCATTGTGCACGTGGACGCAGCCACACCCGAGTTACCAAAGGACTTCCATTCTTTATCAACTCTG tgcatgaCTCCTCCTCAGAGCCCTGACCTCCTGGAGCCGTCAACAGGGACAGTTGTTCCTTCCCAAGTAACTGATTCCAAAGCACCCGTGGTTGTGGCTTTCCCCCCAGCCTCTACTGGGGCAGCCGGAGTGCTGAGCAGGAGGGCAGAGAGCGCCCTGCCTGGTTTGAAGGCAGAGCTGCTGGAGCCAGCTGTAAGCCCTCACTGCAGGGCCACGGTGACAAGTGTCATTTGCCACACTGGGGGGAGTCCTGCTTCTGCCCACGTTCCTACCACCCAGACTCAAGCACACCAACTTTCGGCCAACGCGGAAGGAGAAGCGCAGTTTTTGGGGCGTGTTGAAGCTGTGCAGGACACACACCTCACAGACAGTGTGCTCAGCGTTAACTCAGCGTCCTGTCAACCTTGTTTGCACAAGTCCAGTGGCCTGAGCCCCACCAAAGACCCGCAGGCAGGGTGGCCCGTTGCAATTCAGACCTGCTCACCAAAGAATTATGAAAATGACTTGCCAAGGAAAGCCACCCCTCTGATTTCTGTCCCCATTCCTAGTCCCCCTGTCCTTTGCCAAATGATCCCTGTGACTGGACAAAGTAGCATGTTATCAGCTTTTTTGAAGCCACCTCCCCAAGTGTCTGCAGGGACTGTCAAACCCATCTTACCCCACGCTGCTCCAGTGCCCCAGCCTGTGTTCGTGGGACCGTCTGTGCCTCAGGGAACTGTGATGTTGGTTCTGCCCCAGGGGGCCCTCCCGCAGCCTGCCACGTGTTCGTCGAGTGGAATGGCTATTGGGAATACCAAGTTACTGCCCCTTGCCCCtgctccagtgttcattgcatcCAGTCAGAACTGCGCCCCTCAGGTAGACTTTTCCCGAAGGAGGAACTATGTTTGCAACTTCCCAGGCTGCCAGAAAACCTACTTCAAAAGTTCCCACCTCAAGGCTCATCTTCGCACTCACACAG GAGAGAAACCTTTCACCTGTAGCTGGGATGGCTGTGATAAAAAATTTGCTCGTTCAGATGAACTCTCTCGCCACCGCAGAACTCACACTGGGGAGAAGAAGTTTGTATGCCCAGTGTGTGATCGGCGTTTCATGCGCAGCGACCACTTGACAAAGCATGCCCGGCGCCATATGACCACCAAGAAGATCCCTGGCTGGCAGGCGGAGGTTGGCAAACTGAACAGAATTGCTTCAGCAGAGAATCCTGGGAGCCCGCTGGTGCACCTGCCGGCCTCTGCATGA